From Paracoccus aminovorans, one genomic window encodes:
- a CDS encoding lysozyme family protein, with protein MILLRALVLLALLAGVARAAPSADVCEWAAQQAAAEEGVPADIMGALTLTETGRRLDGVTRPWAWSANAEGEGTWFDDPASAVAFAEDRVAQGRTNIDIGCFQLNYRWHGENFSSVAQMFDPLENARYAARFVRGLYAETGDWRAAAGAFHSRTQIHAQKYLARFDTLRQMLRERGFQGLRDGPETYNSFASIASGQRKQVRERVMLLGAPLGTGVTGTPGSLAAIGQGRGATLTRTRGPLLLASRGPLMPGPEAAAAAVDPPDPAGEGWD; from the coding sequence TTGATTCTGCTGCGCGCCCTGGTGCTGCTGGCGCTGCTGGCCGGCGTGGCGCGGGCGGCGCCCTCGGCCGATGTCTGCGAATGGGCGGCGCAGCAGGCGGCCGCCGAGGAAGGCGTCCCGGCAGACATCATGGGCGCGCTGACCCTGACCGAGACCGGGAGGCGGCTGGACGGCGTCACCCGTCCCTGGGCCTGGAGCGCCAATGCCGAAGGCGAGGGCACCTGGTTCGACGATCCCGCCAGCGCCGTGGCCTTCGCCGAAGATCGCGTAGCGCAGGGCCGCACCAATATCGACATCGGCTGCTTCCAGCTGAACTATCGCTGGCATGGCGAGAATTTTTCCTCGGTGGCGCAGATGTTCGACCCGCTGGAGAATGCCCGCTACGCGGCGCGTTTCGTCCGCGGGCTTTACGCCGAGACGGGGGATTGGCGCGCGGCTGCCGGCGCCTTTCACTCCCGCACCCAGATCCACGCCCAGAAATACCTGGCGCGCTTCGACACGCTGCGGCAGATGCTGCGCGAGCGCGGCTTCCAGGGCCTGAGGGACGGACCCGAGACCTACAACAGCTTTGCCTCGATCGCCTCGGGCCAGCGCAAGCAAGTGCGCGAAAGGGTCATGCTGCTGGGTGCGCCGCTGGGCACCGGCGTCACCGGCACGCCCGGCTCGCTGGCGGCCATCGGCCAGGGCCGCGGCGCAACCCTGACGCGGACGCGGGGGCCACTGCTGCTGGCCTCGCGCGGACCGCTGATGCCGGGCCCCGAGGCTGCCGCGGCCGCGGTCGACCCGCCCGATCCCGCAGGTGAGGGCTGGGATTGA
- the guaB gene encoding IMP dehydrogenase, which yields MQIREALTFDDVLLVPAASSVMPSTADVTTQVTRRIRMNIPLLSSAMDTVTESRMAIAMAQAGGIGVIHRNLTTEQQADEVRRVKRFESGIVYDPITLSPDQTIADAKALQERYSVSGFPVVDGAGRVVGIITNRDMRFASSDAMPVKAVMTGDNLAILREPADRAEAIDLMKARRIEKLLITDGQGKLTGLLTLKDTELSVLNPLACKDELGRLRVAAASTVGDEGYERSLALIDAGVDLVVIDTAHGHSEGVARAVSRIKAHSNEVQVVAGNVATAEAARALVDAGADAIKVGIGPGSICTTRIVAGVGVPQLTAIMDAARGAGETPVIADGGIKFSGDFAKAIAAGASCAMVGSAIAGTDESPGEVILYQGRSFKSYRGMGSLGAMARGSADRYFQKDAASDKLVPEGIEGQVPYKGSAAAVIHQLVGGLRAAMGYTGNATVAEMRGGCEFVRITGAGLKESHVHDVQITRESPNYRLG from the coding sequence ATGCAGATTCGTGAGGCTTTGACCTTCGACGATGTTCTTCTCGTTCCTGCGGCTTCCTCGGTGATGCCCTCGACCGCCGACGTGACCACGCAGGTCACCCGCCGGATCCGGATGAACATCCCGCTGCTGTCCTCGGCCATGGATACCGTCACCGAAAGCCGCATGGCCATCGCCATGGCGCAGGCCGGCGGCATCGGCGTGATCCACCGCAACCTGACCACCGAGCAGCAGGCCGACGAGGTCCGCCGCGTCAAGCGCTTCGAGTCGGGCATCGTCTACGACCCGATCACCCTGTCCCCCGACCAGACCATCGCCGACGCCAAGGCCCTGCAGGAACGCTACAGCGTCTCGGGCTTTCCGGTGGTGGATGGCGCGGGCCGGGTGGTCGGCATCATCACCAACCGCGACATGCGTTTCGCCAGCAGCGACGCCATGCCGGTGAAGGCGGTGATGACCGGCGACAACCTTGCCATCCTGCGCGAACCCGCCGACCGCGCCGAGGCCATCGACCTGATGAAGGCCCGCCGCATCGAGAAGCTGCTGATCACCGACGGCCAGGGCAAGCTGACCGGGCTGCTGACGCTGAAGGACACCGAGCTTTCGGTGCTGAACCCGCTGGCCTGCAAGGACGAGCTGGGCCGGCTGCGCGTCGCCGCCGCCTCGACCGTCGGCGACGAGGGCTATGAGCGCAGCCTGGCGCTGATCGACGCAGGCGTCGATCTGGTGGTCATCGACACCGCCCACGGCCATTCCGAGGGCGTGGCCCGCGCCGTCTCGCGCATCAAGGCGCACAGCAACGAGGTGCAGGTGGTCGCCGGCAACGTCGCCACCGCCGAGGCGGCGCGCGCGCTGGTCGACGCCGGTGCCGACGCGATCAAGGTCGGCATCGGCCCGGGTTCGATCTGCACCACGCGCATCGTCGCGGGGGTGGGCGTGCCGCAGCTGACCGCGATCATGGACGCGGCGCGGGGCGCGGGCGAAACCCCGGTCATTGCCGACGGCGGCATCAAGTTCTCGGGCGATTTCGCCAAGGCCATCGCGGCCGGGGCGTCCTGCGCCATGGTGGGCTCGGCCATCGCCGGCACCGATGAATCCCCCGGGGAGGTGATCCTCTACCAGGGCCGGTCGTTCAAATCCTATCGCGGCATGGGCTCGCTGGGGGCGATGGCGCGCGGCTCGGCCGACCGCTATTTCCAGAAGGACGCGGCCTCGGACAAGCTGGTCCCCGAGGGGATCGAGGGCCAGGTGCCCTACAAGGGCTCGGCCGCCGCGGTGATCCACCAACTGGTCGGGGGCTTGCGCGCCGCCATGGGCTATACCGGCAACGCCACCGTGGCCGAGATGCGCGGCGGCTGCGAATTCGTGCGCATCACCGGTGCGGGGCTGAAGGAAAGCCATGTCCACGACGTGCAGATCACCCGCGAAAGCCCGAACTACCGGCTGGGCTGA
- a CDS encoding OmpP1/FadL family transporter has translation MKRIVTGIGALLASAAPVLAGGIERAPQSLAPLFENGNYAELSFGGVNPSVRGHDYAPGAVGGPYATGDVAQGYGFFGLAYKHQFTPNLSGAIIVEQPFGADIRYQAPPDGSLLLGGTLVEVNSTTYTALLRYKFDNNFSVHGGIRGSHADGRVGLNGAGYLTTAGYNLDIDGAWGVGWVAGVAYEMPEIAARVSLTYNSPIEHDFDMTETGGPLPVAFKDKYTVKTPRSWTLEGQTGIAEDTLLFGSIRWVKWSEFKVDNFLFPIATAAGEIPLVEVEDTTTYTIGIGRKFTENWSGSVSFLYEPKEGKTVSPLAPVNGRKAVTLAAIYTMDNIKITTGINYTKLGDATLGIGPSGNTTEVAKMDDSEAWGVGVRIGYSF, from the coding sequence ATGAAAAGGATCGTCACCGGCATCGGTGCGCTGCTGGCAAGCGCCGCGCCCGTGCTGGCCGGGGGGATCGAGCGCGCGCCGCAATCGCTGGCGCCGCTGTTCGAGAACGGCAACTATGCCGAGCTGAGCTTCGGCGGGGTCAATCCCAGCGTGCGCGGCCACGATTATGCCCCCGGGGCCGTCGGCGGCCCCTATGCCACCGGCGACGTGGCCCAGGGCTATGGCTTCTTCGGCCTGGCCTACAAGCACCAGTTCACGCCGAACCTGTCGGGCGCGATCATCGTCGAGCAGCCCTTCGGCGCCGACATCCGCTATCAGGCGCCGCCGGACGGTTCGCTGCTGCTGGGCGGCACGCTGGTCGAGGTAAATTCGACCACCTATACCGCGCTGCTGCGCTACAAGTTCGACAACAATTTCTCGGTGCACGGCGGCATCCGCGGATCGCATGCCGACGGCCGGGTGGGGCTGAACGGCGCGGGCTATCTGACGACAGCGGGCTACAATCTCGACATCGACGGCGCCTGGGGCGTCGGCTGGGTCGCCGGCGTCGCCTACGAGATGCCCGAGATCGCGGCGCGGGTCTCGCTGACCTACAACTCGCCCATCGAGCACGACTTCGACATGACCGAGACCGGCGGCCCGTTGCCGGTGGCCTTCAAGGACAAATATACCGTCAAGACCCCGCGCAGCTGGACGCTGGAGGGCCAGACCGGCATCGCCGAGGACACGCTGCTGTTCGGCTCGATCCGCTGGGTGAAATGGTCCGAGTTCAAGGTGGACAACTTCCTGTTCCCCATCGCCACCGCCGCCGGAGAGATCCCGCTGGTCGAGGTCGAGGACACCACCACCTATACCATCGGCATCGGCCGCAAGTTCACCGAGAACTGGTCGGGCTCGGTGTCGTTCCTCTATGAGCCGAAAGAGGGCAAGACGGTCTCGCCGCTGGCGCCGGTCAACGGCCGCAAGGCGGTGACGCTGGCCGCGATCTATACGATGGACAACATCAAGATCACCACCGGCATCAATTACACCAAGCTGGGCGACGCCACGCTGGGCATCGGCCCCAGCGGCAACACGACCGAGGTCGCCAAGATGGACGACAGCGAAGCCTGGGGCGTCGGCGTGCGGATCGGCTATTCCTTCTGA
- the murD gene encoding UDP-N-acetylmuramoyl-L-alanine--D-glutamate ligase, with translation MIPVQGVENQTIAVLGLGRSGRATAAALTEGGAHVVTWDDGADTREQAAADGMTVLDLTREANWDGVSALITSPGIPHLYPRPHPVIAKAYELGVPVDNDIGLFFRSFATRDWESYDITPRVIAITGSNGKSTTTALIHHILREAGRPTQIGGNIGTGVLSLDPAHDGEVVVLELSSYQTDLARALTPDIAVFTNLSPDHLDRHGGPGGYFAAKRRLFAEGGPDRAVIGVDEIEGRYLADHLAMAPSDDRVIRISSGQKLERFGWSVFSRKGFLSEYRKGRQVASIDLREVKGLPGEHNHQNACAAYAATRALGLAPREIERAFHSFEGLPHRSQRVAEIDGVAWVNDSKATNVDAAAKALTAFRNIRWIAGGMGKDGGIEALQPFLDHVVKAYLIGHSARDFALQLGAVPYEIAETMDQAVARAAAEAQPGETVLLAPAAASFDQYPNFEKRGEHFTALVQALRP, from the coding sequence ATGATCCCCGTCCAAGGCGTCGAAAACCAGACCATCGCCGTGCTCGGCCTCGGCCGCTCCGGCCGCGCCACCGCCGCCGCCCTGACCGAGGGCGGCGCCCATGTCGTCACCTGGGACGACGGCGCCGACACCCGCGAACAGGCCGCCGCCGACGGCATGACCGTGCTCGACCTGACGCGCGAGGCGAATTGGGACGGCGTCAGCGCGCTCATCACCAGCCCCGGCATCCCGCATCTCTATCCCAGGCCGCACCCGGTCATCGCCAAGGCCTATGAACTCGGCGTGCCGGTCGACAACGACATCGGCCTGTTCTTCCGCAGCTTCGCCACCCGCGACTGGGAAAGCTACGACATCACGCCGCGCGTCATCGCCATCACCGGCTCGAACGGCAAATCCACCACCACGGCGCTGATCCACCATATCCTGCGCGAGGCCGGCCGCCCGACCCAGATCGGCGGCAATATCGGCACCGGAGTCCTCTCGCTCGACCCCGCCCATGACGGCGAGGTGGTGGTGCTGGAGCTCTCCAGCTACCAGACCGACCTGGCCCGGGCGCTGACGCCCGACATCGCGGTCTTCACCAATCTCTCGCCCGACCATCTCGACCGCCACGGCGGCCCCGGCGGCTATTTCGCCGCCAAGCGCCGGCTCTTCGCCGAGGGCGGCCCCGACCGTGCCGTGATCGGCGTCGACGAGATCGAGGGCCGCTATCTGGCCGACCATCTTGCCATGGCGCCCTCGGACGACCGAGTGATCCGCATCTCCTCGGGGCAAAAGCTGGAACGCTTCGGCTGGTCGGTCTTTTCCCGCAAGGGCTTCCTTTCGGAATACCGCAAGGGCCGCCAGGTCGCCTCGATCGACCTGCGCGAGGTCAAGGGCCTGCCGGGCGAACACAACCACCAGAACGCCTGCGCTGCCTATGCCGCGACCCGCGCCCTGGGGCTCGCCCCGCGCGAGATCGAGCGCGCCTTCCACAGCTTCGAAGGCCTGCCGCACCGCAGCCAGCGCGTGGCCGAGATCGACGGCGTGGCCTGGGTCAACGACAGCAAGGCCACCAATGTCGATGCCGCCGCCAAGGCGCTGACGGCGTTCCGCAACATCCGCTGGATCGCCGGCGGCATGGGCAAGGACGGCGGCATCGAGGCGCTGCAACCCTTCCTCGACCATGTGGTCAAGGCCTATCTGATCGGCCATTCCGCGCGCGACTTCGCCCTGCAACTGGGCGCCGTCCCCTATGAGATCGCCGAGACCATGGACCAGGCCGTGGCCCGCGCCGCCGCCGAGGCCCAACCCGGAGAGACCGTGCTGCTGGCCCCCGCCGCCGCCAGTTTCGACCAATATCCGAATTTCGAGAAACGCGGCGAGCATTTCACGGCGCTGGTCCAGGCATTGCGGCCCTGA
- the mraY gene encoding phospho-N-acetylmuramoyl-pentapeptide-transferase, with protein sequence MLYWLTNLSDGGDFFNLFRYITFRAGGAFFTALVFGFLFGRPLIDLLRRKQKKGQPIRDDGPQNHFSKAGTPTMGGLLILAALVVGTLLWARLDNGYVWIVLLVTLGFAAIGFADDYAKVTKQHHAGLSGKVRLLIGLCIAAAAGAAAAWLHPAALSGELALPFFKDALINLGLLYVPFAVLVILGAANAVNLTDGLDGLAIMPVMIAAGSFAVIAYMVGNANFANYLGVHFVPGTGELAVFVAALIGGGLGFLWYNAPPAAVFMGDTGSLALGGALGAIAVATKHEIVLAIVGGLFVVEALSVIIQVLYFKRTGKRVFLMAPIHHHFEKKGWGEAQIVIRFWIIALILALIGLATLKLR encoded by the coding sequence ATGCTCTATTGGCTCACGAACCTCTCTGACGGCGGGGATTTTTTCAACCTTTTCAGATACATCACCTTCCGGGCCGGCGGCGCCTTCTTCACCGCGCTGGTCTTCGGCTTCCTCTTCGGCCGGCCGCTGATCGACCTTCTGCGCCGCAAGCAGAAGAAGGGCCAGCCGATCCGGGACGACGGGCCCCAGAACCATTTCTCCAAGGCCGGCACCCCGACCATGGGCGGCCTGCTGATCCTCGCCGCGCTGGTGGTCGGCACGCTGCTCTGGGCGCGGCTCGACAACGGCTATGTCTGGATCGTGCTGCTGGTCACCCTGGGCTTCGCCGCCATCGGCTTCGCCGACGATTACGCCAAGGTCACCAAGCAACACCACGCCGGGCTCTCGGGCAAGGTCCGGCTGCTGATCGGCCTCTGCATCGCCGCCGCCGCCGGAGCCGCCGCCGCCTGGCTGCACCCGGCCGCCCTCAGCGGCGAATTGGCGCTGCCCTTCTTCAAGGATGCGCTGATCAACCTCGGGCTGCTCTACGTTCCCTTCGCGGTGCTGGTGATCCTGGGCGCCGCCAATGCGGTGAATCTGACCGACGGGCTCGACGGGCTCGCCATCATGCCGGTGATGATCGCCGCCGGCAGCTTCGCGGTGATCGCCTATATGGTCGGCAACGCCAATTTCGCCAATTACCTCGGCGTGCATTTCGTGCCCGGCACCGGCGAGCTTGCGGTCTTCGTCGCCGCGCTGATCGGCGGCGGCCTCGGGTTCCTCTGGTACAACGCCCCGCCCGCCGCGGTGTTCATGGGCGACACCGGCAGCCTTGCCCTGGGCGGCGCGCTCGGCGCCATCGCCGTCGCCACCAAGCACGAGATCGTGCTGGCCATCGTCGGCGGCCTCTTCGTGGTCGAGGCGCTGTCGGTCATCATCCAGGTGCTCTACTTCAAGCGCACCGGCAAGCGGGTGTTCCTGATGGCCCCGATCCACCATCATTTCGAGAAGAAGGGCTGGGGCGAGGCGCAGATCGTCATCCGCTTCTGGATCATCGCCCTGATCCTCGCGCTGATCGGCCTCGCCACGCTCAAGCTGCGCTGA
- a CDS encoding UDP-N-acetylmuramoyl-tripeptide--D-alanyl-D-alanine ligase, whose protein sequence is MTLWTSDAAARATGGRATRDFVITGVSIDTRTLQPGDLFVALKDVRDGHDFVARALDKGAAAALVSRIPEGVADNAPLLVVPDVLAALGDLGRAGRARMQGRVIAITGSVGKTSTKEMARIALAEQGNIHAAEASYNNHWGVPLTLARMPEDTDFAIIEIGMNHPGEIAPLARLARPHVAMITTVAAAHLEAFGAIEGIAREKGAIFAGLEPAGHAIIPEDLAVTQILRDCADAAGALVIGFGQHGMAKPVKAETVDGATRVRARILGETVDLTLATAGTHFVMNAVGVLAALSAAGADLAAAAKHLADWNPPLGRGAVEDLAGVRLIDDAYNSNPTSLSAGLATLARLTGGRRVAILGDMLELGPEEIAMHAGMAQDPAIAAVDLVHTAGPRMRALHEALPENRRGVHAETAAELAERIGELVATGDIVLVKGSKSSRVSTVVDALRRTRQSTAPGERTA, encoded by the coding sequence ATGACGCTCTGGACCTCTGACGCCGCTGCGCGGGCCACTGGCGGCCGCGCCACCCGCGATTTTGTGATCACGGGCGTGTCCATCGACACCCGCACCCTGCAGCCGGGCGACCTGTTCGTGGCGCTGAAGGATGTGCGCGACGGCCATGACTTCGTCGCCCGGGCGCTGGACAAGGGCGCCGCCGCGGCGCTGGTCAGCCGCATCCCCGAGGGCGTGGCCGATAACGCGCCGCTGCTGGTCGTCCCCGATGTGCTGGCCGCGCTGGGGGATCTTGGCCGCGCCGGCCGCGCCCGGATGCAGGGCAGGGTCATCGCCATCACCGGCTCGGTCGGCAAGACCTCGACCAAGGAAATGGCCCGCATCGCGCTGGCGGAGCAGGGCAATATCCACGCCGCCGAGGCCAGCTACAACAACCACTGGGGCGTTCCGCTGACGCTGGCGCGGATGCCGGAAGACACCGATTTCGCCATCATCGAGATCGGCATGAACCACCCCGGCGAGATCGCGCCGCTGGCGCGCCTTGCCCGCCCGCATGTCGCGATGATCACCACGGTCGCAGCGGCGCATCTGGAAGCCTTCGGCGCCATCGAGGGCATCGCCCGCGAAAAGGGCGCGATCTTTGCCGGCCTGGAACCCGCCGGCCATGCCATCATCCCCGAGGACCTGGCGGTGACGCAGATCCTGCGCGACTGCGCCGATGCGGCGGGGGCGCTGGTGATCGGTTTCGGCCAGCATGGCATGGCGAAGCCCGTCAAGGCCGAGACAGTGGACGGCGCCACCCGGGTCCGCGCCCGCATCCTGGGCGAGACGGTGGATCTAACCCTCGCCACCGCCGGCACGCATTTCGTGATGAATGCGGTCGGCGTGCTGGCCGCGCTGTCGGCCGCCGGAGCCGATCTGGCCGCGGCGGCGAAGCATCTTGCGGACTGGAACCCGCCGCTGGGCCGGGGCGCGGTCGAGGATCTGGCCGGCGTCCGGCTGATCGACGACGCCTATAACTCGAACCCGACCTCTCTCTCGGCCGGCCTTGCGACGCTGGCGCGGCTGACCGGCGGGCGGCGGGTGGCGATCCTGGGCGACATGCTGGAACTGGGCCCGGAGGAGATCGCCATGCATGCCGGCATGGCGCAGGATCCCGCGATTGCGGCGGTCGACCTAGTCCATACCGCCGGCCCGCGCATGCGCGCGCTGCACGAGGCGCTGCCGGAAAACCGCCGCGGGGTGCATGCCGAGACCGCCGCCGAACTGGCCGAGCGTATCGGCGAGCTGGTCGCGACCGGCGATATCGTGCTTGTGAAGGGCTCCAAATCCTCGCGGGTCTCGACTGTGGTTGACGCGCTGCGGCGGACGCGCCAAAGCACGGCGCCTGGCGAAAGGACAGCGTAA
- a CDS encoding UDP-N-acetylmuramoyl-L-alanyl-D-glutamate--2,6-diaminopimelate ligase, with protein sequence MSGGSVTERVMRLSLLGLRGDKGRDPQVTGLSVDSRQVRPGHLFAALPGSATHGGEFIRYALRQGAGAILTDRKGAEIAAAELAGADAALVVAEDPRAALAGAAALWFAAQPETMVAVTGTSGKTSVATFTRQIWQALGHKAISLGTMGVQGDYQAKLAHTTPEPITLHRVLAEAAAEGVTHAAMEASSHGLDQRRLDGVRLKAGAFTNFSQDHLDYHKNFDEYFAAKALLFNHILDEGSAAVVNVDDPRGRQMAQIARERGLDLTTIGKAEGADLRILGQRYDATGQDLRFSWHGQAHLVRLALIGGFQAENVLAAAGLAIAAGDEPARVIETLPGLTTVRGRMELAAVRDNGAAVFVDYSHKPGALASALQSLRPHVMGRIVVVFGAGGDRDRLKRPLMGEAARAFADVVYVTDDNPRSEDPAAIRAEVMAGAGPDAVEIGDRAEAILRGVDALQPGDALLIAGKGHETGQIIGSDVYPFDDAEQASVAVAALDGKI encoded by the coding sequence ATGAGCGGAGGTTCCGTGACCGAACGGGTGATGCGGCTGTCCCTTCTGGGGCTTCGGGGGGACAAGGGGCGCGACCCCCAGGTGACGGGACTGTCCGTCGATTCGCGGCAGGTTCGGCCCGGCCATCTGTTCGCCGCGCTGCCGGGCTCGGCCACGCATGGCGGCGAGTTCATCCGATACGCCTTGCGCCAGGGCGCGGGCGCGATCCTGACCGACCGCAAGGGCGCCGAGATCGCGGCGGCCGAACTGGCCGGCGCGGATGCGGCGCTGGTCGTGGCCGAGGATCCGCGCGCCGCGCTGGCCGGCGCCGCCGCGCTGTGGTTCGCCGCCCAACCCGAGACCATGGTCGCCGTCACCGGCACCTCGGGCAAGACCTCGGTCGCCACCTTCACCCGGCAGATCTGGCAGGCGCTGGGGCACAAGGCGATCAGCCTGGGCACCATGGGCGTGCAGGGCGATTACCAGGCGAAGCTGGCCCATACCACGCCCGAGCCCATCACCCTGCACCGCGTGCTGGCCGAGGCCGCCGCCGAGGGCGTCACCCATGCCGCGATGGAGGCATCGAGCCACGGGCTCGACCAGCGCCGGCTGGACGGGGTGCGGCTCAAGGCCGGTGCCTTTACCAATTTCAGCCAGGACCACCTGGACTATCACAAGAACTTCGACGAGTATTTCGCCGCCAAGGCCCTGCTTTTCAACCATATCCTGGACGAAGGCTCTGCTGCGGTGGTCAATGTCGACGACCCGCGCGGCCGACAGATGGCGCAGATCGCGCGCGAACGTGGCCTGGACCTGACCACCATCGGCAAGGCCGAGGGCGCCGACCTGCGCATCCTGGGCCAGCGCTATGATGCGACCGGGCAGGACCTGCGCTTTTCCTGGCACGGCCAGGCGCATCTGGTCCGGCTGGCGCTGATCGGCGGCTTCCAAGCCGAGAACGTGCTGGCCGCCGCCGGCCTCGCCATCGCCGCCGGCGATGAGCCCGCCCGGGTGATCGAGACCCTGCCGGGCCTGACCACCGTGCGCGGCCGCATGGAACTGGCCGCGGTGCGCGACAATGGCGCGGCGGTCTTCGTCGATTACAGCCACAAGCCCGGGGCGCTGGCCTCGGCCCTGCAATCGCTGCGCCCGCATGTCATGGGGCGCATCGTCGTGGTCTTCGGCGCCGGCGGCGACCGTGACCGACTCAAGCGCCCGCTGATGGGCGAGGCGGCGCGCGCCTTTGCCGACGTGGTCTATGTCACCGACGACAATCCCCGCTCCGAGGATCCGGCCGCGATCCGGGCCGAGGTCATGGCCGGCGCCGGCCCCGATGCGGTCGAGATCGGCGACCGCGCCGAGGCGATCCTGCGCGGCGTCGATGCCCTGCAACCCGGCGACGCGCTGCTGATCGCCGGCAAGGGCCACGAGACCGGCCAGATCATCGGAAGCGACGTCTATCCCTTCGATGATGCGGAACAAGCCTCGGTCGCCGTCGCTGCGCTGGATGGCAAGATATGA
- a CDS encoding peptidoglycan D,D-transpeptidase FtsI family protein — protein MIRTPLRPLARILRAREKGENPDAIEAENRAQRHAAIQEKARGGARTRLFFMSCAFAVAFGAVGLKMGVLASSHPAEPRVQAAGAQIISQRADIIDRHGRVLATNLLTHSLYAHPHQMVDPESAAKALVKIFPDLDRERLRKDFTGKRTFVWIKKKISPEQMQAVHDIGEPGLLFGPREMRLYPNGRIASHILGGATFGKEDVASAEVVGVAGVEKAFDHWLRDPANDGAPLTLSLDLTVQAAMEEVLSNGMRVMNAKGATGILMEVGTGEIVAMASLPDFDPNDRPRPLLKGDPSDSPLFNRAVQGQYELGSTFKIFPVAQAVDLKLVSPTTMINAKAPMRIGKYLINEFRGHNYGTLSVTDIIVKSSNVGTVRVAQLLGAERQKDFLQKLGFFEPTLIEMSEAPTGKPLVPKRWPAVTSATVAFGHGLAASPLHLATAYATVANGGKRVTPTLIYDRSRRAGEQVLSPEAARIAVQMLRQVVVRGSGRSANVEGYEVAGKTGTADKPRPTGGYYGNKVVSTFASVFPASNPRYVLVLSLDEPSAMGAGGESRTAGATSAPVAAEVIRRVAPLLGLRPATESELPTVERPLPDGLKLVSN, from the coding sequence ATGATCCGCACCCCGCTGCGCCCGCTGGCCCGCATCCTTCGCGCCCGCGAAAAAGGCGAGAATCCGGATGCCATCGAGGCCGAGAACCGCGCCCAGAGGCATGCCGCGATCCAGGAAAAGGCGCGCGGCGGCGCCCGGACCCGGCTGTTCTTCATGTCCTGCGCCTTCGCGGTCGCCTTTGGCGCGGTGGGTCTCAAGATGGGCGTGCTGGCCTCGTCCCATCCGGCCGAGCCGCGGGTGCAGGCCGCGGGCGCGCAGATCATCTCGCAGCGCGCCGACATCATCGATCGCCACGGCCGGGTGCTGGCGACGAACCTGCTGACGCATTCGCTTTACGCCCATCCCCATCAGATGGTCGATCCCGAGAGCGCGGCCAAGGCGCTGGTCAAGATCTTTCCCGATCTCGACCGCGAAAGGCTGCGCAAGGATTTCACCGGCAAGCGCACCTTCGTCTGGATCAAGAAGAAGATCAGCCCCGAGCAGATGCAGGCCGTCCACGACATCGGCGAGCCGGGGCTGCTGTTCGGCCCGCGCGAGATGCGGCTTTATCCGAACGGCCGCATCGCCAGCCACATCCTGGGCGGCGCCACCTTCGGCAAGGAGGATGTGGCCAGCGCCGAGGTGGTGGGCGTCGCCGGCGTCGAGAAGGCATTCGACCACTGGCTGCGCGACCCGGCCAACGACGGCGCGCCGCTGACGCTGTCGCTGGACCTGACCGTGCAGGCGGCGATGGAGGAGGTGCTGTCGAACGGCATGCGGGTGATGAACGCCAAGGGCGCCACCGGCATCCTGATGGAGGTCGGCACCGGCGAGATCGTCGCCATGGCCAGCCTGCCCGATTTCGACCCCAACGACCGGCCGCGGCCGTTGCTGAAGGGCGATCCCTCGGACAGCCCGCTGTTCAACCGCGCGGTGCAGGGCCAGTACGAGCTGGGTTCGACCTTCAAGATCTTCCCGGTGGCGCAGGCCGTGGACCTGAAGCTGGTCAGCCCGACCACGATGATCAACGCCAAGGCGCCGATGCGGATCGGCAAATACCTGATCAACGAGTTCCGGGGCCACAACTACGGCACGCTTTCGGTCACCGACATCATCGTGAAGTCCTCGAACGTCGGCACCGTCCGCGTGGCCCAGCTGCTGGGCGCCGAGCGGCAGAAGGATTTCCTGCAGAAGCTGGGCTTTTTCGAGCCGACGCTGATCGAGATGAGCGAGGCGCCCACCGGCAAGCCGCTGGTGCCCAAGCGCTGGCCGGCGGTGACCTCGGCCACCGTGGCCTTCGGCCATGGCCTGGCGGCCAGTCCGCTGCACCTGGCCACCGCCTATGCCACCGTCGCCAATGGCGGCAAGCGGGTGACGCCGACGCTGATCTACGACCGCAGCCGGCGCGCGGGCGAGCAGGTGCTGTCGCCCGAGGCCGCGCGCATCGCCGTGCAGATGCTGCGCCAGGTGGTGGTCCGCGGCAGCGGCCGCAGCGCCAATGTCGAGGGCTACGAGGTCGCGGGCAAGACCGGCACCGCCGACAAGCCGCGCCCGACCGGCGGCTATTACGGCAACAAGGTGGTCTCGACCTTCGCCTCGGTCTTCCCGGCCAGCAATCCGCGCTATGTGCTGGTGCTGTCGCTGGACGAGCCCTCGGCCATGGGCGCGGGCGGCGAAAGCCGCACGGCGGGGGCGACCTCGGCCCCGGTCGCGGCCGAGGTGATCCGCCGCGTCGCGCCGCTGCTGGGTCTGCGCCCGGCCACCGAATCGGAATTGCCGACGGTTGAACGGCCTTTGCCCGATGGGCTAAAGCTCGTCTCGAACTGA